One Alicyclobacillus acidoterrestris DNA window includes the following coding sequences:
- a CDS encoding GntR family transcriptional regulator, whose protein sequence is MPIPEGYLRPERISAKERAFQQIQRWIVDGTLQPGEKLSDGELAEALGVSRTPVREALQTLELQGFVEMHRGRDTRVTATSKEDIRKIYPPLASLQSLAAELVVDSVTAEFIGRLREVNVQFATALRRKSSYEAMELDDEFHNAIVERANNPYISSFISTLQLHARRLKYVFFEDSLLSHESIAEHENILKALEQRDAEKAASATRENWLRAMHELSRRL, encoded by the coding sequence ATGCCAATTCCGGAGGGTTATTTACGACCTGAACGTATCTCTGCAAAAGAGCGCGCATTTCAGCAGATTCAACGTTGGATTGTCGACGGTACGCTCCAGCCCGGTGAAAAGTTGAGCGACGGTGAGTTGGCCGAGGCGCTTGGCGTGAGCCGGACACCTGTGAGAGAAGCGCTGCAAACACTTGAATTGCAAGGTTTCGTCGAGATGCACCGCGGGCGGGACACGAGAGTCACGGCCACTTCGAAGGAGGACATCCGAAAGATCTATCCTCCCTTGGCGTCGTTGCAATCGCTTGCAGCGGAGCTGGTGGTTGATTCGGTGACCGCGGAGTTCATCGGACGGTTGCGTGAAGTCAATGTACAATTCGCAACTGCACTGCGTCGCAAATCGTCTTACGAGGCCATGGAATTAGACGACGAATTTCACAATGCGATTGTCGAGCGCGCAAACAATCCATACATTTCGTCGTTCATTTCGACGCTTCAACTTCACGCGCGCAGATTAAAGTACGTGTTCTTTGAGGACTCGCTATTATCGCATGAATCGATTGCTGAACATGAAAACATCTTGAAGGCGCTCGAACAGCGGGATGCAGAGAAGGCTGCGTCAGCGACGCGGGAAAATTGGCTGCGCGCGATGCACGAGTTATCTCGCCGTCTGTAA
- a CDS encoding class I SAM-dependent methyltransferase has protein sequence MSERDRGLKLDSEQESWNEKYRRREETLFAPDAFLVARRHQLQEGTILDVACGDGRNALYLARHGFTVTGVDFSREALRRLAHFSQAQGLTVEAHQLSLEQGALRAVGRFDNVIVVHFKPSPETFRDIGDVLNEGGILLMTSFNLRQHVERNFPEKYCYREREFIGVDDRLELLEYTSYQNERGHFDGYVFRKK, from the coding sequence ATGTCTGAGCGGGACAGAGGATTGAAGCTGGATTCGGAACAGGAATCGTGGAACGAGAAATATCGGCGCCGGGAAGAAACGTTGTTTGCCCCGGATGCTTTTTTGGTGGCGCGCCGCCATCAACTTCAGGAGGGCACAATCCTTGACGTGGCCTGTGGGGATGGCAGAAACGCGCTGTACCTCGCCCGTCACGGGTTTACTGTGACAGGCGTTGACTTTTCGCGCGAGGCGCTTCGGCGATTGGCGCACTTCTCGCAGGCGCAGGGATTGACCGTCGAAGCGCATCAACTATCACTGGAACAAGGTGCATTGAGAGCCGTGGGCAGGTTTGACAACGTCATTGTCGTGCACTTCAAGCCTTCTCCGGAAACGTTTCGGGATATCGGGGACGTATTGAACGAAGGGGGTATCTTGTTGATGACCTCTTTTAATCTTCGGCAACATGTCGAGCGCAATTTTCCGGAAAAGTACTGCTATCGTGAACGTGAGTTCATCGGTGTGGATGACAGATTGGAACTGCTGGAATACACAAGCTATCAAAATGAGCGCGGTCACTTTGATGGCTACGTGTTTCGCAAGAAATAG
- a CDS encoding DUF3147 family protein, whose product MMMTFVKVLISALVIAAVTTISKQFPTLGGWIAALPIISLLSALWLVFGHQSSEDVARFFTGVLRGLLPTAILLVVTVICLRRGTSFMGALGIAIVAWGASSYILIKVGL is encoded by the coding sequence ATGATGATGACGTTCGTGAAAGTGCTGATTTCGGCGCTGGTTATCGCGGCGGTGACCACAATCTCAAAGCAGTTCCCGACGTTGGGTGGATGGATTGCAGCGCTGCCCATCATTAGTTTGTTATCTGCACTTTGGCTCGTATTTGGACATCAGTCGTCTGAAGATGTTGCTCGTTTCTTCACCGGTGTGTTGCGTGGTCTCTTGCCTACGGCCATTTTGCTTGTGGTGACCGTGATATGTTTGCGGCGAGGTACGAGTTTTATGGGGGCACTTGGTATCGCAATCGTCGCTTGGGGTGCGAGTTCGTACATATTAATCAAGGTGGGATTGTAA
- a CDS encoding MarR family winged helix-turn-helix transcriptional regulator, whose product MTQPLQSLAEQISSAFSSVYYHCHPTFEMELSHQAVRALQLIQMTGPVTIQQIADHLGCASNTASEIVRRLAQKGLLEKMRSHVDERIVQVSLTAKGQQTVMQHTGLDVARLANALSGLSSAECQQVEQGLATLLRALRGVRE is encoded by the coding sequence GCAATCCCTAGCTGAACAGATTTCTTCGGCGTTCTCCTCGGTGTACTATCACTGCCATCCGACGTTTGAGATGGAATTGTCTCACCAGGCCGTACGCGCGCTTCAACTCATTCAAATGACGGGGCCTGTTACGATTCAGCAAATCGCCGATCATTTAGGGTGCGCGTCGAATACAGCATCGGAAATTGTCCGGCGGTTGGCTCAAAAAGGTCTGCTCGAAAAAATGCGAAGTCATGTGGATGAGCGAATTGTGCAAGTGAGTTTGACTGCAAAGGGGCAACAGACGGTGATGCAACACACCGGGCTCGATGTGGCACGCCTCGCGAACGCGCTGTCAGGCTTGTCATCAGCGGAATGCCAACAGGTTGAGCAGGGCCTTGCCACGTTGCTTCGAGCTTTGAGAGGTGTGCGAGAATGA